The Pseudomonas triclosanedens genome has a window encoding:
- a CDS encoding BON domain-containing protein, giving the protein MPSSKKMLVLTLGSLLLSTQPLPGQAAESTITEQLAEARQEGSIWTAINLNRDLKPFRLSVDVEKGRALLGGKVASEEQRNLAGQVAMSIEGISAVDNQITVDPALASGEAPRSDMAQRWDDTALAARVKARLLVEKHIDGLDIKVSSKGGAVILEGTAPSEEASQQASHLAAQTEGVASVDNRLKVVADGSSGKKLEDSVSDAQAAVSDAWITSQIKADVLARHALGGLSIGVSTRDGVVSLSGVVPDDAERQQLIETARKTRGVREVDASALKVAGQAASLDRRGEHRT; this is encoded by the coding sequence ATGCCCAGTTCGAAAAAGATGCTTGTCCTTACCCTCGGCAGTCTGCTGCTGAGTACTCAGCCGCTGCCGGGGCAGGCCGCAGAGTCCACTATCACCGAGCAACTGGCGGAGGCGCGCCAGGAGGGGTCGATATGGACGGCCATCAATCTCAACCGCGACCTGAAGCCGTTCCGTCTCAGCGTTGATGTGGAGAAAGGCCGCGCTCTACTGGGAGGCAAGGTTGCCAGCGAAGAACAGCGCAATCTGGCTGGCCAGGTCGCGATGAGCATCGAAGGCATCAGTGCTGTGGATAACCAGATCACCGTCGATCCGGCCCTGGCCAGCGGCGAGGCGCCGCGCAGCGATATGGCGCAGCGTTGGGACGACACGGCCCTGGCGGCCCGGGTCAAGGCTCGCCTGCTGGTGGAGAAGCACATCGACGGGCTGGACATCAAAGTGTCCAGCAAGGGTGGCGCTGTGATCCTGGAGGGCACTGCGCCGAGCGAGGAAGCGAGCCAGCAGGCTTCGCACCTTGCCGCGCAGACCGAAGGCGTGGCCTCTGTGGATAACCGGCTGAAGGTCGTTGCGGACGGCTCGTCCGGCAAGAAGCTGGAGGATTCCGTCAGCGATGCGCAGGCGGCGGTGAGCGATGCCTGGATCACCAGCCAGATCAAAGCCGATGTATTGGCGCGCCACGCTCTGGGGGGCCTTTCCATTGGCGTTTCGACCCGCGATGGCGTCGTGAGCCTGAGTGGCGTGGTGCCGGACGATGCCGAACGCCAGCAACTGATCGAAACCGCCCGCAAGACGCGCGGCGTGCGCGAGGTGGACGCCAGTGCGCTGAAAGTCGCCGGCCAGGCCGCCAGCCTCGATCGACGAGGGGAGCATCGGACATGA
- a CDS encoding PA2169 family four-helix-bundle protein — MNSAARQLNELIEIARDGQRFYQQAVYEVSDPRLQELFEFMIRAKTAVIDALSSQVAASNETLAAAGTLLGRLRQVYAETRASLASDEEALCVAQLEEAEDRILLAFEDALHDGTPETRALLRAEFPKVRACHDQLSQLKHSLG; from the coding sequence ATGAACAGTGCGGCGCGCCAGCTCAACGAACTCATCGAGATCGCCCGGGACGGCCAGCGCTTCTACCAACAGGCTGTGTACGAGGTGAGCGACCCACGCCTGCAAGAACTGTTCGAATTCATGATCCGCGCCAAGACCGCGGTGATCGATGCCTTGTCCAGCCAGGTTGCCGCCAGCAACGAAACGCTTGCCGCCGCGGGGACGCTGCTGGGCAGGCTGCGCCAGGTGTATGCCGAAACGCGCGCGAGCCTCGCCAGCGACGAAGAGGCACTCTGCGTGGCGCAATTGGAAGAGGCAGAAGACCGAATCCTGCTCGCCTTCGAGGATGCCCTGCATGACGGGACGCCGGAAACACGGGCGCTGCTGCGAGCGGAGTTCCCCAAGGTACGGGCTTGTCACGATCAGCTGAGCCAGCTCAAGCATTCACTCGGGTGA